The following proteins are co-located in the Planococcus plakortidis genome:
- a CDS encoding NAD(P)H-hydrate dehydratase encodes MTDPQTSNIWTEERVRSTLPARAQDSHKGTFGTALLVAGGPDMPGAALISGLGALRSGVGKLEIGTYRETIRAIAHAAAEATYVPDALIHIANGSHPLTSYKAIACGPGTVPDALTEAAVGNLVKSSAPLILDAGALSERSYAQRSAPLILTPHAGEFSRISGYAKERIAHSPELCASEFAETHGLTVVLKGPQTTIAFPDGELYRNPTGNAALAKGGTGDMLAGIMLGMLCCHENWRHAVLNAVYLHGACADEFIKTRSPHTMLARDIAGWLPEVWKQFE; translated from the coding sequence ATGACCGATCCACAAACGAGCAACATCTGGACAGAGGAAAGAGTGCGCAGCACTTTGCCAGCACGTGCACAGGACAGCCATAAAGGGACATTCGGGACCGCATTGCTCGTCGCTGGCGGCCCGGATATGCCAGGTGCGGCCTTGATCTCAGGACTTGGCGCATTGAGGAGCGGCGTCGGGAAACTGGAAATCGGCACGTACCGCGAGACCATCCGCGCTATCGCGCACGCGGCGGCCGAAGCGACCTATGTGCCGGATGCGCTGATCCATATCGCCAATGGAAGCCATCCGCTCACTTCCTATAAAGCGATCGCCTGTGGGCCCGGCACCGTGCCGGATGCATTGACCGAAGCGGCTGTCGGCAATTTGGTGAAGTCATCTGCCCCACTCATACTCGATGCGGGCGCGTTGAGCGAACGCAGTTATGCCCAGCGGAGCGCCCCGCTCATCCTGACGCCGCATGCGGGCGAATTCAGCCGGATCTCCGGTTATGCAAAAGAACGCATTGCCCACTCTCCGGAACTCTGTGCGTCGGAGTTCGCTGAGACTCATGGCTTAACGGTCGTCTTGAAAGGCCCTCAAACGACCATCGCCTTTCCGGACGGCGAACTGTACCGCAACCCGACAGGAAATGCCGCACTTGCCAAAGGCGGCACCGGTGATATGCTCGCCGGCATCATGCTCGGCATGCTGTGCTGCCATGAGAATTGGCGCCATGCTGTCTTGAACGCCGTTTACTTGCACGGTGCCTGCGCAGATGAATTCATCAAGACCCGCTCTCCCCACACCATGCTTGCACGCGATATCGCAGGGTGGCTGCCTGAAGTATGGAAACAATTCGAGTGA
- a CDS encoding c-type cytochrome gives MMKKIGYCSIFLLILAVMAIGVLSSELSAEKSKTAEVQSDGPETARTDQATAGITHSPPSLDEVPEGPEGEAVKRGYELVNNTSEVLRADAASVEDGQQRVNELSCTSCHAGAGLEEDSSSMVGVASAYPMYIGRSGEIVTLEERINGCMVRSMNGEVFAEDDEDLDAMVAYLNYISEGIPQGAEMPWRHQNSMENVPVPDVDNGEKLYQASCVACHAADGGGTGSNSGPAVWGEGSFNDGAGLARMTKMAGYLQNNMPKGAENTLSDQEASDLAAFILSQDRPEWEGHEQDWPKGNRPPDAMTKERRDQVKDGTIDWNEVLGKEAK, from the coding sequence ATGATGAAAAAAATTGGCTACTGCAGCATTTTCCTGTTGATCCTTGCCGTCATGGCCATCGGCGTCCTGTCCAGCGAATTGTCTGCCGAGAAATCGAAAACGGCAGAAGTCCAATCGGATGGGCCCGAAACAGCCCGGACAGACCAAGCGACAGCAGGCATCACCCACAGCCCGCCGTCTTTGGATGAGGTGCCGGAAGGGCCGGAAGGCGAAGCGGTGAAGCGTGGCTATGAACTGGTCAATAACACCTCGGAAGTGTTGCGTGCAGATGCCGCAAGCGTCGAGGACGGCCAACAGCGCGTCAATGAATTGTCCTGTACCAGCTGCCACGCAGGAGCCGGCCTTGAGGAAGATTCCTCATCGATGGTCGGCGTAGCGTCGGCCTACCCGATGTACATCGGGCGATCCGGCGAGATCGTCACATTGGAAGAACGCATCAACGGCTGCATGGTCCGCAGCATGAACGGCGAAGTATTTGCGGAGGACGATGAGGATTTGGATGCGATGGTTGCCTATTTAAACTATATTTCCGAAGGCATTCCGCAAGGCGCCGAAATGCCGTGGCGCCACCAGAACTCCATGGAAAACGTCCCTGTGCCCGATGTCGATAACGGCGAGAAGCTTTATCAGGCAAGTTGTGTGGCCTGCCACGCAGCTGATGGCGGGGGCACCGGTTCGAACAGCGGCCCTGCTGTTTGGGGAGAAGGCTCATTCAATGACGGCGCTGGCCTTGCGCGCATGACGAAAATGGCCGGCTATTTGCAGAACAATATGCCAAAAGGTGCAGAAAACACCTTATCCGACCAGGAAGCCAGCGACCTGGCCGCTTTCATCCTGTCACAGGACCGACCGGAATGGGAAGGGCATGAACAAGATTGGCCAAAAGGCAACCGCCCGCCGGATGCCATGACCAAAGAGCGCCGTGATCAAGTGAAAGACGGCACGATCGATTGGAACGAAGTGCTTGGAAAAGAGGCCAAGTAA
- a CDS encoding class I SAM-dependent methyltransferase produces the protein MATWHERFQSKEYVYGTDPNEFIETMQNQLKLSGQALAIAEGEGRNAVYLAEQGMEVTAWDLARSGLDKTERLAEERRVSVLTEQVDLAQADWPQDAWDLIICVFGHFPKDVQRKTFDGIRQALKPGGHFLMEVYSIDQPAYGTGGPTQESFIYRPEEVLEAFREFKILHFFTGEVERHEGQLHNGLSHVIQMPCQKPAK, from the coding sequence ATGGCGACATGGCATGAACGCTTTCAATCAAAAGAATATGTATATGGGACAGATCCGAATGAATTCATCGAAACGATGCAAAATCAGCTCAAGCTCTCCGGGCAGGCCCTCGCAATAGCGGAAGGGGAGGGCCGCAACGCCGTTTATCTAGCCGAACAGGGCATGGAGGTCACTGCTTGGGACTTGGCAAGAAGCGGATTGGATAAGACGGAGCGGCTGGCAGAAGAACGCCGCGTCTCGGTTTTGACTGAGCAAGTGGACCTGGCACAGGCTGATTGGCCGCAAGACGCCTGGGACCTCATCATTTGCGTATTCGGCCATTTCCCGAAAGACGTACAGCGCAAAACATTCGACGGCATCAGGCAAGCATTGAAACCGGGAGGCCATTTTCTGATGGAAGTATATTCTATCGACCAACCCGCTTACGGCACAGGCGGCCCGACACAGGAATCCTTCATTTACCGGCCCGAAGAAGTGCTCGAAGCGTTCCGGGAATTCAAGATCCTCCACTTTTTCACGGGGGAAGTCGAACGGCATGAAGGCCAGTTGCATAACGGCTTATCGCATGTCATCCAGATGCCTTGCCAAAAACCGGCAAAATGA
- a CDS encoding peroxiredoxin family protein yields MIKKTIIGILLLAAMAIIAINFFEEDAVPIDTNESTSPATAPDASLAEGLSQGQAAPDFTLTDQDGETVKLSDYRGKKVILNFWATWCPPCRAEMPHMQQFHKNNAGGDVEILAVNLTAQDNGDEAIRSFIDEFGLTFSIPMDETGSTAQTYQIRTVPTTFILNTKGEIAQKIVGPMDEQIMKDQTDSID; encoded by the coding sequence ATGATTAAAAAAACCATTATCGGCATCTTGCTTCTTGCAGCGATGGCCATCATCGCCATCAACTTCTTTGAGGAAGATGCTGTCCCAATCGACACGAACGAATCCACCAGTCCCGCGACTGCACCAGATGCATCTCTTGCAGAAGGGCTCTCCCAAGGCCAAGCGGCGCCAGATTTTACATTGACCGACCAAGACGGCGAAACGGTGAAACTCTCCGATTACCGCGGGAAGAAAGTCATCCTGAACTTCTGGGCGACCTGGTGCCCGCCATGCCGCGCGGAAATGCCGCATATGCAGCAATTCCACAAAAACAATGCAGGCGGCGACGTCGAAATCCTCGCGGTCAATTTGACTGCACAGGATAACGGCGATGAAGCGATTCGCTCGTTTATCGATGAATTCGGCTTGACCTTCTCCATTCCGATGGACGAAACCGGCAGCACTGCCCAGACTTATCAAATCCGTACCGTTCCGACGACCTTCATCCTCAATACGAAAGGCGAAATCGCCCAGAAAATCGTCGGCCCGATGGATGAACAGATCATGAAAGACCAGACAGACAGCATCGATTGA
- a CDS encoding acyltransferase family protein: MAVILTSIFLVPNPEWQDPFLIVAWSLEYTIYFYLMFSILFLSPRFIGKALFAFWGILSFLGATGIIYIDHFLFDFLFASYNLMFMAGVFCAWLILHAQIPPVLGYLSMAIGLIGFPVTWMNALNPFMEISFEMSASISIMFLLVGLGVIDMNKEIHIPKAFHQLGNAAFAIYLVHNVVLDLFSEWMDQAGWHEVLGNVGMSLLLVVLMLFFGILAHFKLELPLHRLFKGWLRKDKATAVAASETGAVTKKT, translated from the coding sequence ATGGCTGTTATTTTGACCTCGATTTTTCTGGTCCCTAACCCTGAATGGCAAGATCCGTTCTTGATCGTTGCCTGGTCATTGGAGTACACGATTTATTTCTATCTTATGTTTTCCATCCTGTTTCTGAGTCCCCGTTTTATCGGCAAGGCGCTATTTGCCTTTTGGGGAATTCTGTCGTTCTTGGGTGCTACGGGCATTATCTATATCGACCATTTCCTGTTCGATTTCCTATTCGCTTCCTATAATCTGATGTTCATGGCGGGTGTCTTTTGTGCGTGGCTCATTCTCCACGCCCAGATTCCGCCTGTCCTGGGGTATTTGTCGATGGCTATCGGGTTGATCGGCTTTCCTGTAACTTGGATGAATGCGTTGAATCCTTTTATGGAGATCAGCTTTGAAATGAGCGCGAGCATCTCCATCATGTTTTTGCTGGTCGGGCTCGGCGTGATCGATATGAATAAAGAAATCCATATTCCAAAAGCATTCCACCAGCTCGGCAACGCGGCTTTTGCGATCTATCTTGTCCATAATGTCGTCCTTGATTTATTCTCTGAATGGATGGACCAAGCCGGATGGCATGAAGTGCTGGGCAATGTAGGCATGAGCTTATTGCTCGTGGTTTTGATGCTGTTTTTCGGGATTCTGGCGCATTTCAAGTTGGAGTTGCCGCTGCACCGGCTGTTTAAAGGCTGGCTGCGAAAAGATAAGGCCACTGCTGTTGCGGCAAGCGAAACGGGCGCAGTGACGAAAAAAACTTAA
- a CDS encoding acyltransferase family protein, whose product MRRKLVLIQLSRALVPLLVMLHHLSTTMMDYYGFNIWNLAYLPLTGGVYYFFSLSGFMAYYIYRQKFGRKGQLSDFLVNRFIRIYPLYWVVTLAFLILAFLFPWFATGRSGTWLLF is encoded by the coding sequence ATGAGGAGAAAACTGGTACTGATACAATTGTCCAGGGCATTAGTGCCCTTATTGGTCATGCTCCACCATTTATCGACGACCATGATGGATTATTACGGGTTTAATATATGGAATCTTGCGTATTTGCCGCTGACCGGCGGTGTCTATTATTTCTTTTCTTTATCCGGTTTCATGGCTTATTATATTTATCGCCAAAAATTCGGCAGGAAAGGGCAATTATCGGATTTTCTGGTCAACCGCTTCATTCGGATCTATCCGCTTTACTGGGTCGTGACCTTGGCGTTTCTCATCCTGGCATTTCTCTTCCCATGGTTTGCGACGGGGCGGAGCGGGACATGGCTGTTATTTTGA
- a CDS encoding SGNH/GDSL hydrolase family protein — translation MGKNFRSSALFQKALRRKQRNAARPRHIKKIIILGDSVAYGYGTKGGIARHLEDSFPDSEVLNFGINGLTSDGLVERLRAAHWQAELAQADLVLLNIGGNDLLRQYRNGGASELIRQFASLKKKYRRNLLDIYGHIQEGNDRVLIVQNSLYNSMKKEVQYFGFTQLLFRMWNSAIGAKGVIVTNTRKMGKLPSIWLDSIHPNEEGYAIMHQLLLETLQTTGIAVSKERR, via the coding sequence TTGGGCAAGAATTTCCGGTCGAGTGCCCTTTTCCAAAAGGCACTCAGACGTAAACAACGCAATGCGGCAAGGCCGCGCCATATAAAGAAAATCATTATTCTCGGCGATTCCGTCGCTTATGGCTACGGGACAAAAGGCGGGATTGCGAGACATTTGGAAGACAGTTTTCCGGATAGCGAAGTGCTGAACTTCGGCATCAACGGATTGACGAGCGATGGCCTCGTCGAGCGTCTGCGGGCAGCGCATTGGCAGGCGGAATTGGCTCAAGCCGATCTCGTGCTGCTCAATATCGGCGGCAACGACCTGCTCCGCCAGTACCGCAATGGAGGCGCAAGTGAGCTGATTCGCCAGTTCGCCTCATTAAAAAAGAAATACCGCCGCAATTTGCTGGACATTTACGGACATATTCAAGAGGGCAACGATCGAGTGTTGATTGTCCAAAACAGCTTATATAATTCGATGAAAAAAGAAGTGCAATATTTCGGTTTCACCCAGCTCCTGTTCCGGATGTGGAATTCAGCCATCGGCGCGAAAGGTGTCATAGTCACGAACACGAGGAAAATGGGGAAATTGCCCTCCATTTGGCTGGATTCGATTCATCCGAACGAAGAGGGCTATGCCATCATGCATCAATTATTGCTGGAAACATTGCAGACGACCGGCATAGCGGTTTCTAAAGAGCGGCGCTGA
- a CDS encoding ion channel encodes MDQLYLLIGIIIVALTLIDFIWTTLWVDGGAGPLTNKLTSAYWTLHKQVSRNNSKFLSLAGPTILVATLATWIFLLWAGWTFIFASSDMIVDTKDGGPMSWVEYAYYAGYLIFTLGNGEFAPDDGIWQIVAIFATGTGMLFITFGVTYLLQVLSAVTEKRSLAASISGIGKNPASLVNNAWNGQNFDHLNLLLDTFANELSNAVSKYNAYPVLHYYRSSTHDRSLPVNIVVLDEALALLKYGVPNTVQPNTLLMQELSSSITSYLDTLHSSSIDESSVTPPHQVLANLDESIPTVDAASYERAMESLEKRRRKLLGLVEMTGERWPGTANDDE; translated from the coding sequence ATGGACCAGCTTTATCTATTGATCGGAATCATCATCGTCGCCCTCACATTGATCGATTTCATCTGGACGACGTTATGGGTCGACGGCGGCGCTGGGCCACTAACCAATAAGCTTACTTCCGCCTACTGGACGCTCCATAAGCAAGTGAGCCGGAATAACTCGAAATTCCTGAGCCTCGCAGGGCCGACTATTCTCGTCGCCACCTTGGCGACATGGATTTTCCTGCTATGGGCAGGCTGGACCTTCATTTTTGCCAGTTCCGACATGATCGTCGATACAAAAGACGGCGGCCCCATGTCATGGGTCGAATATGCTTATTATGCAGGTTACTTGATTTTTACGCTCGGCAATGGCGAATTTGCCCCGGATGACGGCATCTGGCAGATCGTGGCGATTTTCGCAACCGGAACCGGCATGCTATTCATTACATTCGGCGTCACATACTTGCTGCAAGTCCTGAGTGCCGTAACGGAAAAACGTTCGCTTGCCGCGAGCATCAGCGGGATCGGGAAAAATCCCGCTTCATTAGTCAACAATGCATGGAATGGACAGAACTTCGACCATCTCAATCTATTGCTCGATACGTTCGCGAATGAATTAAGCAATGCCGTATCGAAATACAATGCCTATCCGGTCCTCCATTATTACCGCAGTTCGACACACGACCGTTCGCTGCCTGTGAATATCGTCGTGCTTGATGAAGCATTGGCCTTGCTGAAATACGGCGTGCCGAACACTGTCCAACCGAACACATTATTGATGCAGGAACTCTCCAGCAGCATCACCAGTTATTTAGACACATTGCATAGTTCGTCCATAGATGAATCTTCAGTCACCCCGCCCCACCAAGTCCTCGCGAATCTGGATGAATCGATCCCGACAGTCGATGCAGCATCGTATGAGCGGGCGATGGAATCGCTTGAAAAACGCAGAAGAAAGCTTCTCGGCCTTGTGGAGATGACAGGCGAGAGGTGGCCGGGAACAGCCAACGATGATGAATGA
- a CDS encoding YqcI/YcgG family protein: protein MQTTIPALLTKEDFLNRNDLPEWLLQEYKTFHETVTDKTFPCYFGRSGELKGELRYAYISQADWSNLPVAVAEFLTLFEDPKHKRHGLFVFVEPFESEGPLDDYRKQFWEILQYLHDMDDTEWPEQAPRDPDHYLWDFNFKGEPIFIFGNAPAYKQRRTRHLGNSMVLGFQPRRIFEGLTGTEKGGIMSREKVRERVEKWDELPTHPDISHFGDPDHNEWKQFFIGDDIEPVKGKCPFSHKELQS from the coding sequence ATGCAAACGACAATACCTGCTTTATTGACAAAAGAAGATTTCTTGAACCGAAACGACCTGCCCGAATGGCTGCTGCAGGAATACAAGACTTTCCATGAGACGGTGACCGATAAGACTTTTCCATGCTATTTCGGCAGAAGCGGCGAATTGAAAGGCGAACTGCGTTATGCATATATAAGCCAGGCTGATTGGTCCAACTTGCCTGTGGCGGTTGCCGAATTCTTGACTTTGTTCGAAGACCCGAAGCACAAGCGCCATGGGCTGTTCGTGTTCGTGGAACCTTTTGAATCAGAAGGCCCTCTCGATGATTACCGTAAGCAGTTCTGGGAGATCCTGCAGTATCTTCATGACATGGACGATACGGAATGGCCGGAACAAGCGCCGCGTGACCCTGACCATTATCTATGGGATTTCAACTTCAAAGGAGAGCCCATATTCATCTTCGGCAATGCCCCGGCCTATAAACAGCGGCGCACCCGCCACCTTGGCAATTCGATGGTGCTCGGGTTCCAGCCCAGAAGGATCTTTGAAGGCTTGACCGGAACTGAGAAAGGCGGCATCATGTCGCGCGAAAAGGTTCGCGAGCGCGTTGAGAAATGGGATGAATTACCGACCCATCCGGACATCAGCCATTTTGGCGACCCGGACCACAACGAATGGAAACAATTCTTCATCGGGGACGATATTGAACCTGTCAAAGGCAAATGCCCATTTTCCCATAAAGAACTTCAATCATAA
- a CDS encoding LacI family DNA-binding transcriptional regulator translates to MVSTTEVAKHAGVSQTTVSRVLNRPEQVKKETYDKVMQALAELDYGNTNASNAEPAGSSKHLSVFFSKDCGADDFARLRELTESAQSSGYQLMGRVLTGNESSDDVTTLLEGVAGVIGIGSIPGEFQEAVNGKGIVFLQAEQAMDSKKPLDGRKAAYLATGHLAKKGHEQIAWVGEDLPDNGEKLQGYYEALAHHQLKLRKKRIHATQSTSDFDAIAADVRSFRKPTSAFVAASYEDGLKLFNSLKSAGFKVPKDISIVVAGEPEAGEGEAITAIKPPAAAQPLEHRLVERLVHQIEGRETEAYSTPEELQLDSGKTVKKFKGRQNNEA, encoded by the coding sequence ATGGTATCTACTACAGAAGTCGCAAAACATGCAGGCGTATCCCAAACGACTGTGTCGCGTGTGTTGAATCGGCCGGAGCAAGTCAAGAAAGAAACCTATGACAAAGTGATGCAGGCATTGGCTGAGCTGGATTACGGAAATACAAATGCGTCAAACGCAGAACCCGCAGGATCATCGAAACATTTAAGCGTGTTTTTTTCCAAGGATTGTGGTGCCGATGATTTCGCCCGTTTGCGTGAATTGACTGAATCTGCCCAATCATCCGGTTATCAGCTGATGGGGCGTGTATTGACGGGCAATGAATCATCGGACGACGTCACCACCTTATTGGAAGGCGTGGCTGGCGTTATCGGCATTGGCAGCATTCCCGGTGAATTCCAGGAAGCTGTAAACGGAAAGGGCATTGTCTTTCTGCAGGCCGAACAGGCAATGGATAGTAAAAAACCATTGGACGGACGAAAAGCGGCATATCTTGCCACCGGCCATCTTGCCAAAAAAGGCCACGAGCAGATCGCCTGGGTGGGGGAAGATTTGCCGGACAACGGTGAAAAGCTACAGGGATACTATGAAGCATTAGCCCATCATCAATTGAAGTTGCGCAAAAAACGCATCCATGCCACACAAAGCACTTCTGATTTTGATGCCATTGCAGCCGATGTCCGGTCGTTCAGGAAACCGACAAGCGCATTTGTCGCGGCCAGCTATGAGGATGGATTGAAATTATTCAATTCCTTGAAAAGCGCAGGCTTTAAGGTGCCGAAAGACATCAGCATCGTGGTCGCCGGAGAACCGGAAGCGGGAGAGGGCGAAGCAATAACCGCCATCAAGCCGCCAGCTGCTGCACAGCCACTGGAGCATCGGTTGGTGGAGCGCCTCGTGCACCAAATCGAAGGCCGGGAAACGGAGGCGTATTCCACCCCGGAAGAGCTCCAACTCGATAGCGGAAAAACCGTAAAAAAGTTCAAGGGCCGCCAAAATAACGAAGCCTAG
- a CDS encoding HNH endonuclease, translating into MNSYIVMQGETYREEKRLGIVRAPMKDKSGATPHSWLRVKSLQKGDRTFHYVKGAIVAVGTIQEDAREQKTAAKSAEWVAPCEYLELDVPLEIVSCIKEVKHHLPIKYAAFQPDGHGNSGYLYPCNEALAMVFLDLLSATKWQNIEQLEFVYDAVREGKYNSLTAWMMDSEYLLKRKFSKLQGQFEALQMERWQGRCAICSISNPALLKAVYSKPWKDSNDAERIDPANGTLLCANHAALYESGQISFTGAGTLRMSISLQEEAERYSLRKNMRIAANDSNKPFFRWHRNNHFMNE; encoded by the coding sequence ATGAATAGCTACATTGTTATGCAGGGGGAAACTTATAGAGAAGAAAAGCGCCTCGGGATTGTCCGTGCGCCGATGAAAGATAAATCAGGAGCTACGCCGCATTCTTGGCTGCGTGTGAAATCGCTGCAAAAAGGAGACCGGACTTTCCATTACGTCAAGGGGGCCATCGTTGCGGTCGGCACCATCCAGGAAGATGCACGGGAACAGAAAACAGCTGCGAAAAGTGCTGAATGGGTTGCGCCTTGTGAGTATTTGGAGCTGGATGTCCCGCTCGAAATCGTGTCGTGCATCAAAGAGGTCAAACACCATCTGCCGATCAAATACGCTGCCTTTCAGCCGGATGGCCATGGCAATTCAGGTTATCTGTATCCATGCAATGAAGCGTTGGCAATGGTGTTCCTGGACTTATTATCGGCAACAAAATGGCAGAATATCGAACAGCTGGAATTTGTTTATGATGCAGTGCGCGAGGGGAAATACAATTCCCTGACAGCCTGGATGATGGATTCTGAATACTTGCTGAAGCGGAAATTCAGCAAGTTGCAAGGGCAGTTTGAAGCATTGCAAATGGAGCGTTGGCAAGGCAGGTGCGCCATCTGCAGCATCTCGAATCCGGCACTGTTGAAGGCCGTCTATAGCAAACCCTGGAAAGACAGCAACGATGCGGAACGAATTGACCCCGCAAACGGTACATTATTATGCGCTAACCACGCCGCGCTCTATGAAAGCGGCCAGATATCCTTTACCGGTGCCGGTACGCTCAGAATGTCAATATCGCTTCAAGAGGAAGCAGAACGTTATAGCTTGAGGAAAAATATGCGCATCGCGGCTAATGACTCAAACAAACCATTTTTCAGGTGGCACAGAAACAATCATTTTATGAATGAATAA
- a CDS encoding cytochrome c oxidase assembly protein — protein sequence MAAGAALIGPLADAAHTNFSAHMTGHLLLGMLAPLLLLHGNPLTLLMRGLPTNKARQLSRLMNSRFIAAASHPASAALLNFGGLFVLYRTSLFIWMHQSTWVYALVHIHVLLAGYVFTWSMLYTDLSAHRHSFRLRAAVLIVALASHKILAKSLYAMPPAGVTTNDGQLGAQIMYYGGDAVDVAIILLFCYSWYKASAPGRIARA from the coding sequence ATTGCGGCAGGAGCGGCATTGATCGGCCCGTTGGCGGACGCAGCGCACACCAATTTTTCTGCCCATATGACCGGCCATTTGCTGCTCGGCATGCTGGCACCGCTACTGCTTTTACACGGCAACCCCCTGACCTTGTTAATGAGGGGCTTGCCGACAAACAAAGCACGCCAGCTCAGCCGTCTGATGAATAGCCGTTTTATTGCTGCTGCCAGCCATCCTGCCAGTGCCGCGCTGTTGAACTTTGGCGGTCTGTTCGTCCTGTATAGGACAAGCCTTTTCATATGGATGCATCAATCGACATGGGTTTATGCACTGGTGCACATCCATGTTCTATTGGCGGGATATGTCTTCACCTGGTCGATGTTATACACGGATTTGTCGGCGCACCGCCATTCATTCCGTTTGCGTGCTGCCGTGCTGATTGTGGCGCTCGCGTCCCATAAGATATTGGCGAAGTCCTTGTACGCCATGCCCCCAGCCGGTGTCACGACAAATGATGGGCAGCTGGGAGCGCAAATCATGTATTATGGCGGTGATGCGGTCGATGTGGCCATCATCCTCCTTTTTTGCTATAGCTGGTATAAAGCGTCAGCGCCGGGGCGGATCGCACGTGCTTGA
- a CDS encoding Hsp20/alpha crystallin family protein — translation MKFMPRKREDFFPKLFQSDLDSDFFDRFFKESNYPQVDVKEVNGQYDVVVDVPGFSKDDIQVDFKDGYLSISGKKEESSETSEDEGHYIRKERSFGSFKRSFYVGDVDDQGIKGNFKDGVLHLTVPKPEEKESGNGKRIEIQ, via the coding sequence ATGAAGTTCATGCCTAGAAAACGGGAGGATTTCTTTCCGAAATTATTCCAAAGTGATCTGGATTCGGATTTCTTCGACCGGTTCTTCAAGGAAAGCAATTACCCTCAAGTGGATGTAAAGGAAGTGAACGGCCAATATGATGTGGTGGTGGACGTCCCGGGTTTTTCGAAAGATGACATTCAAGTCGATTTCAAAGACGGCTACCTCTCCATCAGCGGCAAGAAAGAGGAAAGCTCGGAAACTTCGGAAGATGAAGGGCATTACATCCGTAAGGAACGCTCTTTCGGGTCTTTCAAGCGCAGTTTTTATGTAGGCGATGTTGATGATCAAGGCATTAAAGGAAATTTCAAGGACGGTGTCTTGCACTTGACTGTGCCAAAGCCGGAAGAAAAAGAATCCGGAAATGGCAAACGCATCGAAATTCAGTGA